One window from the genome of Flavobacterium agricola encodes:
- a CDS encoding CD225/dispanin family protein, with amino-acid sequence MEKLSLTHLCQAPNNYMVWACLTLLFFFPLGIIALLKALKVNKLWKKGFYEEAKQTAFFVRVTTIIGLTVGSVTYLSLVMMLSSIYLFAV; translated from the coding sequence ATGGAAAAATTGTCCCTTACTCACTTGTGCCAAGCACCCAACAATTATATGGTTTGGGCTTGCTTAACCTTGTTGTTTTTCTTCCCTTTAGGCATTATTGCCTTATTAAAGGCTTTAAAGGTAAATAAACTTTGGAAAAAAGGATTTTATGAAGAAGCAAAACAAACTGCTTTTTTTGTTCGCGTAACTACAATAATTGGCTTAACGGTTGGTAGCGTAACGTATTTATCATTAGTAATGATGTTAAGTTCAATTTACTTATTTGCAGTTTAA
- a CDS encoding DUF2752 domain-containing protein: protein MKKQTRILLKFSSTLLVFGAFLFIYFFYNPTMQGVPFPKCPSYSFFGLVCPGCGTQRAIHALLHLHLQEAFLYNPLLIICFPFLAYMFGLYLYNFIFEKKKQIQLLYSPFFSKCLLVVICLYFVLRNLPFLSLTFLNPNN, encoded by the coding sequence ATGAAAAAACAAACACGTATTTTATTAAAATTTAGCTCCACTTTACTTGTATTTGGAGCTTTTTTATTTATCTATTTTTTTTATAACCCTACCATGCAAGGCGTTCCGTTTCCGAAATGTCCTTCGTATTCTTTTTTCGGGTTGGTTTGCCCTGGTTGTGGTACCCAGCGAGCTATTCATGCCTTGTTACATTTACATCTGCAAGAAGCTTTTTTATATAACCCGTTATTGATAATTTGTTTTCCTTTTTTAGCTTATATGTTTGGATTGTATTTATACAACTTTATATTCGAAAAAAAGAAGCAGATACAATTACTATATTCACCTTTTTTTTCTAAATGTCTTTTAGTGGTTATTTGTTTGTATTTTGTACTACGTAACTTACCTTTTTTATCTTTAACGTTTTTAAATCCAAATAATTAA
- a CDS encoding CD225/dispanin family protein — MKECKADLYDDFIKPDNYLFFAILSTFICFAPLGIVAILNAIKVSKLWNQKKYEQARIASDNALKFGQLALIVGGILWLIIIINY; from the coding sequence ATGAAAGAATGCAAAGCTGATCTTTATGACGATTTTATTAAACCAGATAACTATCTTTTTTTTGCAATTCTTTCAACTTTTATTTGCTTTGCACCGTTAGGTATTGTTGCTATTTTAAATGCAATAAAAGTATCTAAACTTTGGAATCAAAAAAAGTATGAACAAGCCAGAATTGCATCGGACAATGCCCTAAAGTTCGGTCAACTTGCCCTAATTGTGGGTGGAATATTGTGGCTTATCATTATTATCAACTATTAA
- a CDS encoding CD225/dispanin family protein, producing the protein MENHNSRSSFEEVGQAPDNYLVWAILSTILCCMPLGIVSIVKSSNVNTLWSQGRFEEAHKASKAAKNFAIYSAVAACVLWVLYVIFFVFVGMAGVFAENY; encoded by the coding sequence ATGGAAAATCATAATTCAAGAAGTTCGTTTGAAGAAGTTGGTCAAGCACCCGACAATTATTTAGTTTGGGCTATATTATCTACCATACTTTGTTGTATGCCTTTAGGTATTGTTTCAATTGTAAAATCTTCTAACGTAAATACATTATGGTCACAAGGCCGTTTTGAAGAAGCGCATAAAGCATCAAAAGCTGCTAAAAATTTTGCTATTTATAGCGCAGTTGCAGCATGTGTTTTATGGGTGTTGTATGTGATATTTTTTGTTTTTGTTGGAATGGCGGGTGTTTTTGCTGAAAATTATTAA